In the genome of Mucilaginibacter sp. 14171R-50, the window GCAAACCGGCACTGTAAAATTGGTATTAATAATTGCCGCTTCAAGCTCAACGCGGGCGGCCTCCATCAATGGTGAGTGAAAAGCGCCGCCTACATTTAGCTTTAAAGCGCGCTTAGCGCCGGCTTCGGTTGCCTTAATACAGGCCGCGTCAATACCCGCAACAGAGCCGGATATCACCAACTGCCCCGGGCAGTTATAATTGGCTGGCACCACTACATCAGTTAAGCGCTCGCAAATATCTTCAACGGTAAAATCATCAAGGCCTAAGATAGCGGCCATGGTGCCGGGTTGTATATCGCAGGCTTTTTGCATGGCATTGGCACGGGCGGCAACCAGGCGTAATCCATCTTCAAAAGATAAAGCGCCGCTTGCTACCAGGGCCGAAAACTCGCCTAACGAGTGGCCGGCTACCATTTCGGGCGCAAAGTCGTCGCCCAAAACCCTGGCCAAAATTACCGAGTGTAAAAATATAGCGGGCTGGGTTACATTGGTTTGTTTCAGGTCGTCTTCGGTACCGTTAAACATTATATCGGTAATACTAAAGCCCAATATATTGTTAGCCTGTTCAAATAACGAGCGTGCCTGTTCGCTTTGTTCGTAAAGGTCTTTACCCATCCCCGGGAATTGGGCACCCTGCCCTGGAAAAATGTATGCTTTCATTGTTAGTGATTTGAAGTTAGTTTTTAGCGATCAGTCAAAGCCGCAATCAGATCACGGCTCTCCAACATTAATCACTTAAAACTCAACTAAGCTTAGATGAAATTAAGTTTAAAAACTCTGTTCTGGTTTTTTCTTTTAAAAACTCGCCCGTAAACGCCGATGTGGTAGTTGCCGAGTTTTGTTTTTGCACACCGCGCATGCTCATGCACAAGTGCCTGCACTCAATTACCACGCCAACACCCAATGGGTTAAGTGTTTCTTGTATGCAATCGCGTATCTCGTTGGTTAAACGCTCCTGAACCTGAAGCCTTCGGGCAAAAACGTCAACTATCCGTGGTATTTTACTTAACCCTACTACGTAGCCATTTGGGATATAGGCGATATGCGCCTTGCCGAAAAAAGGCAGCATGTGGTGCTCGCACATAGAGTACACCTCAATATCCTTTACGATCACCATTTGGCTGTACTCTTCCTTAAACATCGCCGAGTTCAGGATCTCTTTTGCATCCAGGTCGTACCCGTGGGTAAGGTAAAGCATGGCTTTCGCAATACGCTCGGGTGTTTTAAGTAATCCTTCACGATCGGGGTTTTCACCAATCTGTTTTAATACATCAAGATAACTGGCAGACAGGTTTTGAATAAGCTCGGGGTTGTACCGGTCAATTTTTTGGTACCCGTTTATACCTTCGTCCCGGTCAGGAATATTTTGGTCGTCAATCATAGTTTAGGGTTATCCGCCAAAGTATTCGGCCGAGTTATTTTCTGTTTCGTACAATCGTACCGAGTGTAAAAATACACCGGGATAGGCTTCGATAGGACCTTTCAGCTGGTTAAATATGCCAATGCACAGCAACTCGGTAGATGCCATTATACCTGCCATAAACTCTACATCCAAGTTGATGTTTTTATGATCGAGTTTTTCTATGACGTACTCGTGTATAATGGTTTTAAGTTCTTTCAGGTCTATCAAATAGCCGGTAGCATGGGTAACCTCGCCCTTTACGGTTACAAACAAATTGTAGTTGTGCCCATGCCAGTTGGGATTGGCGCATTTGCCAAAAACTTCCTGGTTTTTCTCTGCGCTCCATTCCTCGCGGTACATGCGGTGTGCTGCGTTAAAATGTTCTTTGCGCGTAATATGTATCATCATAACATTTAATGGTGCAAATATACAAAACAAAAACAGGCGAGTTGTTTTATCTTAGCTGTCAAAAAACACAAAGAATGAAAGTTTTATTTGTTGCAGCTACCGGTATGGAGGTGGGGCGGTTTGTTTTGGATTTTGGGTTTCGTGTTATGGACGCAGAAAAGAAAAACGTATATACTATCCCCGATCAAAAAAACTCGGCCGGCAATACGTTGCTTATAACAGGTGTGGGTATGGTAGCAACCGCGTATTCACTGGGGAAAGAACTTGCTGCAAACCAATACGACCTGGCCATTAATTTTGGTATAGCGGGAAGTTTTGACCGCAGCATTGAACTGGGCGACGTGGTAGAGGTTGTTCACGATAACCTGTCGGAACTTGGTGCAGAAGACAATGATTCTTTTTTACCCGTAAGTGTACTGGGCCTTGGCGAAAGCGAATTTAGGGCTACCCAAACAATAGCTAATATCTTTAAAGGCTCAAAAACATCTCCGTTGTTAAAGAACCTGAAGCAGGTAAGTTCTATCACCGTAAACACTGTGCACGGCGAACCCGATTCTATCGCAAAAGTTCAAAAAAGATTAAACCCCCAGTTGGAAAGCATGGAAGGGGCAGCTTTTTTTTACGTATGCCAGCATGCGGGTATCCCGTGTGTGCAGATCAGGGCCGTGTCAAATTATGTTGAAAAGCGGGATAAAGACAATTGGAAGATAGGCCTTGCCGTTAAAAATCTGAACGCTTTTATGGTAGAACTGCTAAACGGTTTGCAAGTGTTACAACCGTAAACCGTCCGTAATCATTGTAAGCATTACACTATTTACAACAAATGAAATTAACTATTGGCTTTTCGCCCTGCCCCAACGATACCTTTATATTCGACGCGCTGATACACCACAAGATGGATACCGAAGGGCTTGACTTTGAGGTGTTTTATGACGATGTGGAAACCCTTAACCAGAAAGCGTTTCGCGGCGAGCTGGATATCACCAAGCTAAGCTATCATGCCTTTGCCTACGCGGCAGATAAATATGTTTTGCTGGACGCGGGCAGCGCGCTGGGTTTTGGCGTTGGCCCTTTGTTGATTTCAGATCTGGAAATCTCGGTTTCGGATTTAGAGAAGGGGCAGATCATAAATCGTAAATCTGAAATCGTAGATCCTTTGATTGCTATACCCGGCAAATACACCACAGCAAATTTCTTATTGAGCCTGGCGTTTCCAAAGGCTGCCAACAAACAGGAACTTGTTTTCTCGGATATTGAGAACGCGGTTTTGGATGGCGGGGCTGATATAGGCCTTATCATCCACGAAAACCGCTTTACCTACCAGGATAAAGGCCTTCGTAAAATCATCGACCTGGGCGACTACTGGGAAAAACGTACCGGTTGCGCCATTCCGCTTGGTGGTATTGTAGCCAACCGCAATTTACCTTTAGATATTCAGCATAAAATAAACCGTGTTATCAAACGCTCGGTAGAATTTGCTTTTGCCAACCCAAAGTCAGGGCTGGAGTACATCCGCTCGCATGCGCAGGAGATGAGCGAGGAAGTAATGTACAAGCATATCGACCTGTATGTAAATAAGTTTTCGATCGATCTGGGTGCGGAAGGCAAAAAGGCGGTAAAGCTGCTGTTTGATACCGCATTGGAAAAAGGCATTATCCCCAATGTAAGCGAAAGTTTGTTTTTGAACCCCTAACCGAAACAGCAGGAGGGGGTAAATTTTAAGCGGAAGTGTTCACGTTCGGCGCACGTGAACACCGTGAACATTCATGAACGCCTGATAATCAGCATTTTAATATTTCAGGTACTGACAAACCACTGCCACCATTTATTTGGGCTTTAATACTATGCAGCTTGTTGCTTATGATGGCGAATGGCCTTATCAATCCTTCCAACAAATTTGTCATCCTTCGCTATCGCTCAGCATGACAGGTAGTTGTATCTACCTTTCCGCCAGCAGGTCATCCGTCAGCTTTTCAAACTCGCTGATAAAAGCGGTGTAATGTTCACCTGTGCCCGGGCCGCTAAATCCGGTGTGTATTTTTCGTACATCGCCCTTTTTATCGATAATGATGGTGGTGGGGAAGCCTACTACTTTGGTTAGTGCCGGCAGGCTTTTGGCAGTTTCTTCCTTGTTGCTGGTGTAGCCCGTTATCAACAGGGGGTAGGGGATATCAAAACGGTTTTTTAACTGCGCCAGCGTACGCTGTGATCTGGCGAAATCATTGGTGCGCTCATAAGCCAGGCCAATAACCTCTACGCCCTTAGGCCGGTACTTTTTGTAGTAATTAACCATATAGGCGGTTTCGTCCATGCAATTTGGGCACCACGACCCCATGATCTGAACAATCACTACTTTATTTTTAAAACGGTCATCGCTTAACGAAACCTGCTTGCCGTTAATATCTTTAAAGCTGAAAGCCAATTTTTTATAACCGGGTTTTAATGCGGATAGCGAATACGCATCCGGCAGCTTAGCGTTCTCGTCCCTTACGGCGGCCCAAACGTCTGTACCGGTCAGGCCCGAAAAAAACTTACCATCGGTTAAGGTATTGTTATCGCTGATCTTAGCAGTAAAAAGGAAGGCGTGCCCGCCATCAAAGCACGACAGGTACAAGCTATCGCCGGATACCGTGCCATCTAAAAATCGGTAATCGCCGGTGGTGGTCAGGAACGTACCGGTAACCCTTTGCCCAGCCTGTTTAAATTCGCCAACGGTAGTGTCGCGCCCGGTGGAATCACCAATAATTGCCGACCAGCGACCGCTAACATTATAATTTGTTTTGGCAGGTGTTTCAAAAAAGCGCCATGGCGTACCGGCCGTCGCGGTAAAGTTCATGAGTACGTCACGGTCGCCCAAATGCTTTATATAGTGCCCCGTTAGCCTATCGCCATCTTGTTTCAACCTGAATTCGGAATCAAACAATGGCATCTGTATAAACATAGAATCTCCCCGGGCTGATAGGCTGGTTACTTTGAAATGCTCTGTATTATTGATGATGGCCAGTTCTTGTTTGCCGGCTGTGTTGCTTACCTCAAAATTAAAAGGTATCTGGTGCGCACTTGCAGTTATTAATGCACCCCGCCAAATACCAGGTTTAAGTTTAGTTTGGGCTGCTGTTATATGCGTAAGCGCGGTAACCAGTACCGCGCTGAATAATATCCTTTTTATCATAGCAAAAATAGTCTACTAACTTTATATACTTTTTCAAAAGTAGCAAAAGCCGCACAACTATTTTAAAACTTCACGCGATATGACAATGCGCTGAATTTCAGATGTACCCTCGTATATCTGGGTGATTTTAGCGTCACGCATCAGGCGTTCTACGTGGTATTCTTTCACAAAACCATAGCCCCCGTGTATTTGCACCGCTTCCACTGTAGTGCGCATAGCGGTTTCCGAAGCGAAAAGCTTAGCCATTGATGCTGCCTGCGCATAAGGCAGGCCATTATCTTTAAGCCATGCCGCCCGGTAGCAAAGCAGGCGCGCAGCTTCTATCTCGGTGGCCATATCGGCCAGCTTAAACTGGATGGCCTGCAGGTCGGCCAGGGGTTTGCCAAAGGCTTTACGTTCTTTAGCATATTGCACAGATAGTTCGTAAGCGCCCGAGGCTATGCCCAGGGCCTGCGAGGCTATGCCGATACGCCCGCCTTCAAGCGTAGCCATCGCGAACTTGAAGCCGAAGCCGTCTTCACCAATGCGGTTCTCTTTAGGGACCTTAACATCGGTAAACATAAGGGAATGCGTATCTGAACCGCGGATGCCCAGCTTGTTTTCTTTTGGGCCCACTGTAAAGCCTTCCATCCCTTTTTCAACTATAAGCGCGTTTATGCCGCGGTGTTTCTTGCTGGCATCGGTTTGCGCCATTACAATATAGGTAGATGCGGTACTGCCGTTGGTGATCCAGTTTTTAGTGCCGTTTAACAGGTAATGATCGCCCATGTCAATTGCGGTGGTGTGCTGCGATGTGGCGTCCGAACCGGCCTCCGGTTCGCTCAGGCAAAATGCGCCTATTTTTTCGCCCTGGGCCAGGGGTACCAAAAATTTCTGTTTCTGGGCTTCGGTACCATATTTTTCTAAACCGTAGCAAACCAGCGAATTATTAACCGATACCACTACCGAGGTTGAAGCGTCAACCTTTGATAGTTCTTCCATAACGATAGAATACGATATGGCGTCCATGCCGCTGCCGCCATACTGCGGCGATACCATCATACCTAAAAAACCCAGCTCCCCCAGTTTTTTTACCTGCTCTGCCGGAAATTTTTGGTGCTCGTCGCGTTCAATAACGCCGGGCTTAAGTTCGGTTTGTGCAAAATCACGCGCCGCCTGGCGTATCAGTAAGTGTTCTTCGGTAAGTTCAAATTGCATAACGGTAAATAAAAATTAAAGGTATAATTATTATGCATGCATAGCAAAAATATCGGCACAAAAAAAGAGAGCCTTTTTGAAGCTCCCTTTTCCCCTAATTAATTTAAACTATTGATTAAACCCAAAATAAAAGAACATGTTCATCTCAACTTGGGCAACTGAGAATTCGTTTTAGCCTGATCAATTTTGAAAGTTTTTCACAGGTAGATGATATATTTTCAAAGATGTATGCAGGGCCGTTTAACTTTGAACAAAACATAAGCCACAAATCCGTATCCGTGAAAATAAATTACGGCAAGTTTATTTGCAGCCGCACGCGAAATCGGCGGTTGTGAGAAAGTTTTTAATCTGAAAGAAAAATTCTATTTAGTAATATCGTGATTAACAGTGATTTGTAAATCATACTCGACAGCGCATTTTCATTTGCCCGGTTATAAAGCACGTAGAACTACGTAACTTTCTTGTTGCATAAATAATTTGATATTTTTTTGGTTTAACCA includes:
- the fabD gene encoding ACP S-malonyltransferase — encoded protein: MKAYIFPGQGAQFPGMGKDLYEQSEQARSLFEQANNILGFSITDIMFNGTEDDLKQTNVTQPAIFLHSVILARVLGDDFAPEMVAGHSLGEFSALVASGALSFEDGLRLVAARANAMQKACDIQPGTMAAILGLDDFTVEDICERLTDVVVPANYNCPGQLVISGSVAGIDAACIKATEAGAKRALKLNVGGAFHSPLMEAARVELEAAIINTNFTVPVCPVYQNIDAKPHTDIEQIKHNLIAQLTGPVRWTQTIEQMLRDGATLFTEVGPGKVLQGLVKKVDREAATASAVV
- the folE gene encoding GTP cyclohydrolase I FolE, with the protein product MIDDQNIPDRDEGINGYQKIDRYNPELIQNLSASYLDVLKQIGENPDREGLLKTPERIAKAMLYLTHGYDLDAKEILNSAMFKEEYSQMVIVKDIEVYSMCEHHMLPFFGKAHIAYIPNGYVVGLSKIPRIVDVFARRLQVQERLTNEIRDCIQETLNPLGVGVVIECRHLCMSMRGVQKQNSATTTSAFTGEFLKEKTRTEFLNLISSKLS
- a CDS encoding 6-carboxytetrahydropterin synthase, with translation MIHITRKEHFNAAHRMYREEWSAEKNQEVFGKCANPNWHGHNYNLFVTVKGEVTHATGYLIDLKELKTIIHEYVIEKLDHKNINLDVEFMAGIMASTELLCIGIFNQLKGPIEAYPGVFLHSVRLYETENNSAEYFGG
- the mqnB gene encoding futalosine hydrolase, which codes for MKVLFVAATGMEVGRFVLDFGFRVMDAEKKNVYTIPDQKNSAGNTLLITGVGMVATAYSLGKELAANQYDLAINFGIAGSFDRSIELGDVVEVVHDNLSELGAEDNDSFLPVSVLGLGESEFRATQTIANIFKGSKTSPLLKNLKQVSSITVNTVHGEPDSIAKVQKRLNPQLESMEGAAFFYVCQHAGIPCVQIRAVSNYVEKRDKDNWKIGLAVKNLNAFMVELLNGLQVLQP
- a CDS encoding menaquinone biosynthesis family protein — translated: MKLTIGFSPCPNDTFIFDALIHHKMDTEGLDFEVFYDDVETLNQKAFRGELDITKLSYHAFAYAADKYVLLDAGSALGFGVGPLLISDLEISVSDLEKGQIINRKSEIVDPLIAIPGKYTTANFLLSLAFPKAANKQELVFSDIENAVLDGGADIGLIIHENRFTYQDKGLRKIIDLGDYWEKRTGCAIPLGGIVANRNLPLDIQHKINRVIKRSVEFAFANPKSGLEYIRSHAQEMSEEVMYKHIDLYVNKFSIDLGAEGKKAVKLLFDTALEKGIIPNVSESLFLNP
- a CDS encoding TlpA disulfide reductase family protein → MIKRILFSAVLVTALTHITAAQTKLKPGIWRGALITASAHQIPFNFEVSNTAGKQELAIINNTEHFKVTSLSARGDSMFIQMPLFDSEFRLKQDGDRLTGHYIKHLGDRDVLMNFTATAGTPWRFFETPAKTNYNVSGRWSAIIGDSTGRDTTVGEFKQAGQRVTGTFLTTTGDYRFLDGTVSGDSLYLSCFDGGHAFLFTAKISDNNTLTDGKFFSGLTGTDVWAAVRDENAKLPDAYSLSALKPGYKKLAFSFKDINGKQVSLSDDRFKNKVVIVQIMGSWCPNCMDETAYMVNYYKKYRPKGVEVIGLAYERTNDFARSQRTLAQLKNRFDIPYPLLITGYTSNKEETAKSLPALTKVVGFPTTIIIDKKGDVRKIHTGFSGPGTGEHYTAFISEFEKLTDDLLAER
- a CDS encoding acyl-CoA dehydrogenase — its product is MQFELTEEHLLIRQAARDFAQTELKPGVIERDEHQKFPAEQVKKLGELGFLGMMVSPQYGGSGMDAISYSIVMEELSKVDASTSVVVSVNNSLVCYGLEKYGTEAQKQKFLVPLAQGEKIGAFCLSEPEAGSDATSQHTTAIDMGDHYLLNGTKNWITNGSTASTYIVMAQTDASKKHRGINALIVEKGMEGFTVGPKENKLGIRGSDTHSLMFTDVKVPKENRIGEDGFGFKFAMATLEGGRIGIASQALGIASGAYELSVQYAKERKAFGKPLADLQAIQFKLADMATEIEAARLLCYRAAWLKDNGLPYAQAASMAKLFASETAMRTTVEAVQIHGGYGFVKEYHVERLMRDAKITQIYEGTSEIQRIVISREVLK